The DNA sequence GCACGCCGCCAGCACCGCCCGGCCCACCGCCAGCGGGTACAGGGAATCCGCGGGCTGGCCGGTCCGCGTGCCGACGTAGGCGCTGACCGCGCGTTCCCAGGCGTCGTAGTGGATCGTCGCGCTCGCGGCCAGCTCGGGCACCGAGCTGAGCAGGCTCATCCGCAGCCGCAGCTCGGGGACGTCCTCGGCGCGGTAGTGGTTCGCGGCCAGCACCGCCTCGCGCACGGCGTCCATCACGGGCAGGTCGCCGGGCGCGTCGGCGAGCAGCTTCCGGATCGTCTCGACCTCCCGGTCGAACTCGTTCCACAGGACGTCGGACTTGGCGTCGTAGTACCGGAAGAACGTGCGGCGGCTGACGCCGGCGGTCGCGGCGATCTCGTCGACCGTCGTCTCGTGGAAGCCGCGTTCGGTGAACAGGCGCAGCGCGATGACCTCCAGCTCACGGGCGCTGGTGCCCGGCGGGCGGCCGCGGCGGGCGACGGGGGGCGGTTCGGTCATCCGAGTGCGGTTTCCTTCGGGAGCCTTGTTTCCGACACGGGGTGACATTACTCTGCCTGATATTCGTCACCGAGTGTCGAAATAGGGAGCTGACCATGCGGCTGGCGGAGCTGCCCTCGCCGGACGTCGCCGAGCGCGCGGCGGCCGGGGCGATCCTGGCGGTGCCGGTCGGCGCGACCGAGCAGCACGGCCCGCACCTGCCGCTGACCACCGACACCGACATCGCGCAGGCCCTGTGCGACGGGCTCGCGGCCGCCCGGCCGGATGTCCTGGTGGCGCCCGCGGTCGCGTACGGCTCCAGCGGCGAGCACGCGGGCTTCGCCGGGACGCTGTCGATCGGCCAGGAGGCGACCGAGCTGCTGCTGGTCGAGCTGGGCCGGTCCGCGGCCGAGACGTTCGGCCGGCTGCTGTTCGTCTCCGCCCACGGCGGCAACGCGGGCCCGGTCGCGCGGGCCGTCGCCCGGCTGCGGGCCGAATCGCGCGATGTCGAGGTCTTCCGGCCGCGGTGGCCGGGCGACCCGCACGCCGGCCGGCCGGAAACGGCGTTGCAGCTGGCGTTGCGGCCTGCCCGGGTGCGGATGGACCGCGCGGTCGTGGGGGACACGCGGCCGCTGGGGGACGTGCTGCCGCTGCTGCGCGAAGGCGGCGTCCGGGCCGTGACGGCGACCGGAGTGCTGGGCGATCCGACGTCGGCGACGGCGGCGGAAGGCCGGGAGCTGCTGGCCGAGCTGACGGCCGCCCTGGTGTCCCAGGTGGACCGCTGGCACCCGGTGGTGGCGCGATGACCCCGGTGTCTCTTGTGGACGATCCGGCGGTGGTCGCATGAGCGCGCGCACCGCCCTCGTCACCGGCGCGGCCCGCGGGATCGGCGCCGCGACCGTCCGCCGCCTGGCGGACCAGGGTTACGCCGTCCTCGCCGTCGACGTCACCGCCGACGACCCGGCCCTGCCGTACCCCATGGGCACCGCGGCCGAGCTGGCCGCCGTCGTCGAGAAGGCGGGCGGCGACGTCGCGGCCTTCGTCGCCGACGTCCGCGATCCCGAAGCCATGGCCGCCGCCGTCGCCGAAGCCGAACGTCGCTGGGGCGGGCTCGACGTCGCGATCGCCGCCGCGGGCGTGATCGCCGGGGGACTACCGCTCTGGGAAGTCCCGCAAGCGCAGGAGAAAGCCGTGCTCGAGGTCAACCTGAACGGCGTCGTCCACCTCGCCCGGGCCGCCGTGCCCGCGTTGCTGCGCCGGCCCGAGCCCCGCGCCGGGCGCTTTCTCGCCGTCGCCTCGGCCGCCGCGACCCGCGGCCTGCCGATGCTGGCGGCCTACTGCGCCGCGAAGTCCGGTGTCGCCGGGCTGATCCGCGCGCTCGGCGCCGAGCTGGGCCGCACCGGCGTCACCGCCAACGCCGTCAGCCCCGGCTCGACCGACACGCCGATCCTCGCCGAGAGCGCCCGGCTCTACGACCTGCCCGAGGCCGCCGCGTTCGCCGGTCAGCAGCCGCTCGGCCGGCTCCTCGACCCGGCGGAAGTCGCCGCCGTGCTGGCGTTCCTCGCCGGCCCGGACGCCCGTGCGATGACCGGCGCGGTCGTGCCGGTGGACGGAGGGCTCGCCCTGTGACCCCGTTGCCGCCCGGGTTCCGCGTCGCGCTGGACCAGGACACCCGCGAACTGGCCGACGGACTCTGGTTCGGCGGGTCCCCGGCCCGCGTGCTGCGGCTGACCGGGGCCGGCCGCAAGGCGTGGCAGGAGCTCGGCGACGGGCCGGTCACCTCCGCGGCCACGGGCGCGCTCGCCCGCCGGCTCACCGACGCCGGTCTCGCGCACCCCGTGCCGCCGGAGCCCGGCGCGCCCGCGGACGTCACCGTCGTCGTCCCGGTCCGCGACCGCGCGGAGCTGCTCGGCCGCTGCCTGGCCGGGCTCGACCACAAGCACCCCGTGCTCGTCGTCGACGACGGCTCCGACGACCCCGCCGCCGTCGCGGCCGTGGCCGCCGCGCACGGCGCGAAGCTGGTGCGCCGCGACGTCAACGGCGGCCCCGGCGCCGCGCGCAACACCGCGCTGGAGCACGTGTCCACCGAGCTGATCGCCTTCCTGGACAGCGACTGCGTCCCGGCCGGCGGCTGGGCCGACCGCCTCGCCGCGCACTTCGCCGACCCGCTGCTCGCCGCCGTCGCCCCCCGCGTGCGCGCCCTGGCGCCCGACACCTGGGCCGGCCGGTACACCCGCGCCGCGGGCAGCCTCGACCTCGGCGACCGGCCCGCGCGGGTCGCGCCGGGCACGCGGGTGTCGTACGTCCCGACCGCCGCGCTCGTGGTCCGCCGCAGCGCTTTGACGTCGGTCGCGGTCGACGGCTCGGTGTTCGATCCGGCGCTGCGCGTCGGGGAGGACGTCGACCTGGTCTGGCGAATCCACGAAGCCGGCTTGCGGGTCCGCTACGCCCCGGACGTCGCCGTCGGCCACCACGAGCCGGAGACCTGGCGTGACCTGCTGGGACGCCGGGCGCGCTACGGCACGTCCGCCGCGCCGCTCGCGTTGCGGCACCCGAAAGCGCTGGCGCCCTTGGCGTTGCACCCCTGGCCCGCGCTGACCGTCGGCGCGCTGCTGGCCCGCCGCCCGGCGCTCGCCGCGCTCGCGTTCGGCGGCTCGGTGGGCAGCATGGTCCGGCTCCTGCGCGCCCACGACGTCCCGGCCGCCGGGGTCGGGCGCGCGATGGCCACCGCCGTCCGCCAGACCTGGCTCGGGTGCGGCCGTTACGGCACCCAGTTCGCGGCCCCGCTCCTGGCCGCGCTGCTGGTGCCCGGCGGTCGGCGGCGATGGGGCCGCCGCGCTGCCGTCGCTTCGCTGCTGCTGGGCCCCCCACTGACCGCGTGGGCGCAGCGGCGGCCGGAGCTCGATCCCGTCCGCTACACCGCGGCCGCGATCGCCGACGACATCGCCTACGGCGCCGGCGTCTGGGCCGGCTGCCTGGCGCAGCGCACCACGGTGCCGGTCCGCCCGGCCGTCGTGCGGCGCCCGCTCAAGATCGACCCGAAGGGAAAACGATGACCTGGTTCGAGTCCGTCGCCGAAGCCCGGCGACGCGCGAAGAAGCGTCTCCCCGGTTCCGTCTACTCCGCCCTGATCGCCGGCTCCGAAAAGGGCCTGACGCTGGCCGACAACCTCGGCGCGTTCGACGAACTGCGGTTCGCGCCGCGCACCGCCGGGCACTTCGGCCAGCGCGACCTGAGCACGCACGTGCTCGGCCGCGACGTCGCCCTGCCGGTGCTGATCTCCCCGACGGGCGTGCAGGCGGTGCACCCGGACGGCGAAGTGGCGGTGGCGCGGGCCGCCGCCGCGCGCGGGACGTCGATCGGGCTCAGCTCGTTCGGCAGCAAGCCGATCGAGGAGGTCGTCGCGGCCAACCCGAACACCTACTTCCAGGTCTACTGGACCGGCACCCGCGAGGACATCCAGCGCCGCCTCGAGCGCGCCCGCGCGGCCGGGGCCGTCGGCATCATCCTGACCCTGGACTGGTCGTTCTCGCACAGCCGCGACTGGGGCAGCCCGCACATCCCGGAACGGCTGAACTTCCGCGAGCTGCTGCGCTTCGCCCCGGAAGGCCTGACGCACCCGCGGTGGCTGCTCGACTACGTGCGCACCCGCGCGCTGCCGGACCTCGGCGTGCCGAACATGGCCCGGCCCGGCGAACCGGCGCCGACGTTCTTCGGCGCGTACGGCCAGTGGATGCAGACGCCGCCGCCGTCGTGGGAGGACGTGGCCTGGCTGCGGGCGCGGTGGGACGGCCCATTCCTGCTCAAGGGCGTCATCCGGGTCGACGAGGCCCGCCGCGCGGTCGACGCCGGCGTCAGCGCGATTTCGGTGTCCAACCACGGCGGCAACAACCTCGACGGCACCCCGGCGACGATCCGCGCGCTCCCGGCGATCGCCGAGGCGGTCGGCGACCGCGTGGAAGTGCTGCTGGACGGCGGGATCCGCCGCGGCAGCGACGTCGTCAAGGCGCTGGCCCTGGGCGCCCGCGCCGTGCTGATCGGCCGCGCGTACCTGTGGGGCCTGGCGGCGGACGGCCAGGCGGGCGTGGAGAACGTCCTCGACGTGCTGCGCAACGGCATCGACTCGACGCTCTTGGCGCTGGGCAAGCAAAGCGTGCACGACCTCACCCGGTCGGACGTCCTGGTGCCCCCGGGGTTCGAGGCCGATCTCGGCGTCGCCGTCGGCTGATCACCCGACGTCGGTGACCGGGACGGCGTTGACGAACCCCTCGAAACCGGGCGGGCGGTACGTGGCGTCGGCGTCGTGCCGGCGCACGGCGGTCGACGCGACCGACATGGCGACGGCGTTGCGCAGGTCGAAGCGAAGCCGCTCAAGGCGTCGCTGCAGGCAGTAGATCCCCTTGCGCGACTGGTGGATCTCGCCGAGGGGGTTCGCGTGCACCGCGGGGAGTTTCTCCACGCCCCATCCGGCGTCGGTCGTGAACGCACCGTCCCGGAACCCCAGACCGTGCCTCGCCGCCCGGCCCGCCAGCCACATGAGCGCGATGTCCGACAGGGACGAGTCCGGGTAGCCGCCCCCGACGTCGCTGTGCACCCCGGAGAACCAGACCTGCTCGAGCACCTGGTCGCCGGCGTCGTCGTGCCGCGTCCACAGCGCCGGGCTGAAGGCCTTGCGCTGCTCGTCGATCGCGACGGCGTGCGCGGCGACGTCGACCCTGCTGCTCAGCTCGGTGTCGTGGAAGGCGAAGCGCCGGTTGATCCAGTTCGTCAGGAACTTCGGCCCGATGGTCGGGATCCCCAGCGCGCCCACCGTGTCCCACACGCCGATGAACCGGATCCGGGTGTGGAAGTCCGCCGTCTCGTGGCTGTAGGACCGCCGGAACAGCTCCGACTCGATGTCCCGCGGCTTGATCGCCCGGGCGCGGTACAACGCGTAGGCGTCGTCGATCCGCTCGATGGCGGCCGCCTTGAGGACCCCGGCGTTCCGGATCAGCCCCGCGACGCTGCGGGCGGTGAAGGCACCGCGGCTGAACCCGAACAGGAAGATCTCGTCACCCGGCTCGTAGTTCTCGACGACGAACCGGTACGCGCGGAGCACGTCGTGGGACACGCCGACCCCGAACGCGCCGCCACGCAGCCTCGGCCGGCCGTAGGACCCGACACCGCGGTGGTAGTACAGGAGCTGCGGGACGCCGTCGGTTTTCCCGGCGACGGCCAGCGCCAGCTTCGTGACGTTCGTGGGACTCGGCGTTCCCCCGGAGGTCTGGTCCGGTGTGTTCCACGTGCCGTCACAGCAGATCACGAGACGTTTCACGGCAGCCCTCCCGGGTGCGTCGAGGGCGGAGACCCCTTCTTGCACGGGGTCGCAGGAGCGGTGGCCAGGTTACTCGGGCCCCGCGCACGTCACCCGGATGGCGTATTCGCGTCCGGTCGTTCCCGACGTCCGGGGCTGGACCGCCGGCCCCCGGGACTGGTAATCCTTCGTGGATGACGATGGACGCGATCGCCCTGCACAGCATCAACCCGTGGGAAGTGTCCTTCCTGCGGGAGGAGGTGGCCGGCTACTTCGCCCACGGCATCGAGTTCGCACCCGGCGCCACGGTCCTCGACGTCGGTGCGAACGTCGGCGTCTTCTCGGCCGCGGTCTACGAGCGCCTCGACGGCGACGTGCGGATCTTCGCCTTCGAGCCGTTGCCACCGCTCTACGAGACGCTGGAGCGCAACGCCCGCGAATTCTTCGGCGGCCGGCTGACCGCGCTGCCGTTCGGGTTGTCGTCGGCCGAGGACGAACTCGCCTTCAGCTACTTCCCGGCCGCGACGATCTTCTCGTCTTCCTTGCGGGACGCGGGAAACGTCGAAGCCGAGCGCAAGCGTGTCACGGCGAGCATCGTCGAGATGATCCGCCGTGGCGGCCTCGGTTCCACGGCCCGTCGCGTGCCGTCGCCGGTCCTGCGGGGGATCGTCGGCCGCAAGCTTCGGGTCATGCGGGACCTGGAGACGCACCGGGTCCGCGTCAGGCCGTTGTCGCCGGTGCTCGACGAGCACGCCATCGACCGCGTCGACCTGCTGAAGGTGGACGTCGAGGGCGCGGAGCTGGACGTCCTGCGCGGCATCGAGGACCGCCACTGGCCACTGATCCGGCAGGCGGTGGTGGAGGTCGAGGGCTGGCGGCGCAACCGGGACACGATCCGGGAGGTGTTCGCGGGGAAGGGGTTCACGGTGAGCGCGGAGCAGGACCCGGTGCAGGAGGCCGCGGACATCGGGATGGTGTTCGCCGTTCGCTAGCCGCGCCGCCGGCGGAGGAGCACGAAGGTCACGATCGACGCCGCCGCCAGTACCGCGGACAGGGCGGCCAGGAAGATCGTGGCGCCGGTGAAGGCCAGGGAGTCCCGGACGTCCCAGAGCGTGGTGTCCGGGCGCTCGGGGTCGTAGCCGACGCGGAGCCGGTCGCCGGTCGCCAGGCCCGGGTCGCGCGGGAAGTCCTTGAGCCGGGCGGTGATCTCCCGGCCGGCCGCGGTCGTGAACCGGACGTCGACGTTGTAGCTGGACTTCGTCGGCACGACCGCCGTGACCGTGGCCGGCGCTTCCTGTCCCGACGCCCGCAACCGGCTCTCGGTCCGCTGCACGGCGACGGCCCCGAGCGCGACGGCGACGGCGAGCACGAGCCCGGGGACGAGGACCCACACGGCGGCCCGGCGTGGCCTGGCCGGGGCGGGTTCGCGACGCCGTCGCATCCGGGCGACAGGGACCGGCTCGGGTTCGCTCATGTGTCCAGTATGGACGAAGGATCACGGTTCGCGGGTCAGGTCCAGCAGCTGCCGTTCCAGCCGCCGGGCGGCGGGCACGTCGATGCCGACGCCCCACAGCGGTGCCGTGCTCGCGCCGTCCGCCGCCGCGACGACCAGGGTCACCACGTCGGGCGGAAGGCCGTCCGCGTGGAGCTCGCGGTCCCACCGCTCGGCGTCCGCGCGGGCCAGCTCGGCGACCTCGGGGATCGAGATCAGCTGGGCGATCAGCGCGATGTTCTCGCGGATCGCGACCTCGTCCTGGGACGTGTCCAGCGACGCCCGGACGTACGCGCGGGTCAGCCGGCCGGGCCGGGTGTCCACCGGGTCGAGCGCGGCGGACACCTCGGCCCGGAACGTGTCGAGGAGGTCCTGGGCGAGCGCGCGCACCAGCGCGTCCTTGGCCGGGAAGTGGTACAGCAGCCCGCCTTTCGACACCCCGGCCGCGCGGGCGATGTCGTCCAGCGACGCGGAGAACCCGCGCGCGCGGATCGTCTTCCCGGCGGCGTCGAGCAGGGTCCGGCGCGTTTCTTCGGGGCTGCGCCCGGCTTTGCGAGGCATCGTCAGTCCTTTCCGGACGGGATCGTACGCCAGGCGATCAGCGCGGCGACGGCGGTGACGACGGCCGCCGCGACCGACGTCACCTGCATCGCGCCGGTGAACGCCTGCCGGGCGCTTTCGGCCGCCGGCGACGCCGGGTCGAGCACGGTCACCGCGGCCGCCAGCGACTCCCGGACCTCGGGTGCCACCGCCGGCGGCAGCAGCCCGCGGTAGACGAGTGTCACGAGCGAGCCGAGCAGCGCGATGCCCAGCGCGGCACCGAGTTCGTACGCGGTTTCGGAGATCGCCGACGCCGAGCCCGCCTTGTCCCGCGGGACGGCGGACAGCACCGAGTCCACGGTCAGCGTCAGCGCCAGCCCGACCCCGAGGCCGACCGGCACCAGCGTCAGGCCCAGCCACACGTACTGCGGCGCCTGCTCGGTGACGGCGACCAGCAGCAGCCCCACGGCCGTGACAGCGAGGCTGACGGCGACCGCGCGTCCCCGGCCGAGCCGCGTGACGACCACGCCGACCGCGGCGACGACCACGATCGAGGCCAGCGTCGCCGGCATCTCGGCCAGCCCGGCCTGCAGCGGGCTGAAGCCGCGGACCAGCTGCAGGTACTGCGAGAAGAAGAACAGCAGGCCCATCAGCGCGAAGACCGCGACGAAGTTCGCCACGACGGCACCGCTGAAGGCGCCGTTGCGGAACAGGGTCACGTCGATCAGCGGATCGCTCACCCGGCGCTGCCGCCGGACGAACAGGACACCCGAGACCAGCCCGATCGCGGCCGTCAGCACCACCCGCGCGTCGACGCCGGAACCGATGACGTGCTTGACCGCGTAGACCAGCGGCACGATCGCGGTCATCGAGAGCGCGGCCGAGAGCAGGTCGAACCGGCCCGGATTCGGGTCACGCGACTCCGGCAGCAGCCACGCGCCGGCGATGAGGAAGCCGACGACGATCGGCACGTTGATCAGGAACACCGAACCCCACCAGTAGTGCTCCAGCAGCACGCCGCCGACCAGCGGGCCGAGCGCGATGCCGCCACCGGAGCCCGCCGACCAGATCGCGATGGCGCGGGTGCGCTCGCGGGCGTCGGTGAACAGGGTGCGGATGATCGACAGCGTCGAGGGCATGATCGTCGCCGCCGCGATCCCGAGCAGCAGCCGCGCCGCGACGAGCACGCCGGCGGTGGGGGAGAAGGCGGCCAGCGTGGACGCCACCCCGAACGCCGCGGTGCCGATGAGCAGCACCTTCTTACGACCGAACCGGTCGGCGAGGTTACCCGCCGTGACCAGCAGGCCGGCCAGCGCGAGCGAGTAGACGTCGCCGATCCAGAGGATCTCGGTGGCGCTGGGGGAGAGCTCGCGGGTCAGCGACGGCACGGCGAGGTAGAGCACCGTGCCGTCGACGGCGAGCAGCAGCACGGCGCCGACCAGCACGCTCAGCGCCGCCCAGCGGCGGCGGTGGCTCAAGGGCGCGGAGGTGGGCGCGTACGTGGTCATGCCAGTTACTGTACCGGCTGGACGGTATAGTAAGCCAGGTCAGACCGGTCACACCGCGTCGGGCTTCGAGAGGAAGAAGTACGCGTAGTGCCGGTCGAGCGCGTTGCGCGGCACCAGCTGGACGGTCTCGGGCTTGAGGCCGCAGCGCTCGGCGAGCTCCCAGAACGCCGCGATCGGGTAGGTCGTCATCTCGGCGAGGCCCGACCGGTAGTTGCGCCGCCGTGGCCGCGTCCACCAGCTGCCCGGGTCGTACTTGATCTGGATCAGCGCCAGGCCGCCGGGCGCGAGCAGCCGGGTCGCGATGCGGAGCAGGCGCTCGCCGTACTCGGGGGTGGGGATCAGCTCGAAGACGTAGAAGCTGAGGAAGACGTCGCACGGCTCGGTGATCCGCCGCAGCGCCGCTTCCGGCGCGTCGACGTCGATGGAGACCGGCGTGAACGGCGTCTCGCACGCCCCGGCGACCTGGCGCTCGCACTCCTTCAGCGTCTCGCCGGAGATGTCGACGCCGATGTAGTGCTCGGCGCGTGGGGCGAACGCGACGGCGTTGGCGCCGCCACCGCAGCCCCAGTCGACGATCCGGTCCCACGACCGGGTGAAGCCGGTCATCCGGGCGCCGCGCTCGAACAGTTCGAGGTGCTCACGGCCGATCGCCGACCAGAGGTCGTTCTCGTCGAAGACCGAGGCGCCCCGCCAATGGGAGTTCGCGCGCCACCGGTCGTCGGCGGGCCGGTGCCAGTAGTCCTGGGCGTCGGCCGAAATCCGGCGCTGGGACTGCTTGGCGCCCACGGCCGCAAGGGACCGTTGGACGAGTTCTTCGGTGTGCCGGGCGAGTCGTTTCGCCTGGTCGATCGGGGTGGTGCGCATGACCGAGTCTGTGTCGGCGCGGCGGCCACCGCGATCGGCCGGACGGCCTGATCATTCCGGGCCGGACGGCCCTACCGCCGCGCGCGGCGCGGGTAGGCTGGGAAGAGCCGGAAGGAGGCGGACATGGCGCCTGAAGAACTGATCGTCGAGTTCGCCTTGACGCGGCTCGACCACCCGGACCTGGACATCGAGGAGCTGGCCGCGCTGGTGGTCCGCCGCGGCGGACCGGAACGCGAGCTGGAGTTCGCCTCCCGCAACCTGGCCGACCGCGGCGAGCTGCGGGGAGCGGCGTTCCCGGCGGCGGTGGAGCACGTGCTGCGGGTGGTGCTCACGTTGCGCGGCCGCTCGGACTGACACCGATCCCGGCGACCACGGGCTGCCCAGCTCTTGTGGTGGCTATTCCCGGGCGGTGAGTTGCACCGGCGCCGGCCGTCGGCCGCCCTCGGACGGCCGTCATGCGGACCGGAGTAGCCGAGACGGTTGCCGGAGTGGCCGAGACGGTTGCCGGAACTGCCGACGCGGCGACCGGAGTCGCCAACATGGCGGCTGGCGTGGCCAACACGGGGACCCGGAGTGGCCAACACAATGACCGGACCGGCCACCACCACGGTGGGCTTACGCGCCGCGACTACCTTGAGCCGTGGCATTGCCGGACACGGACCGGCCGCCGGGAACGCGCCTGCGCCGGTCCGAAGTGGACGGCTGCCCGGGACCGGACAGCGCTTTGACCGTTGCCGGACACCGCGATCGCCGCAGGACCGGCCGTTGTCGCCGCCGGCCCGCGCGCGGCGGGTGCCGCCGATGCCGGGACTGACCCGGCCTCGGGCGGCGGGTGCCGCTGATGTGGTGACTGGCCTGTACTGCAGGTGGTGGGTGCCGCTGATGTGGTGACTGGTCCCTGACGCGTGCGGTGGATGCCGCCGATGTCGTGACTGGCCCTGCCGCGTGCGGCGGGCGCCGCCGATGCCGGGACTGACTCCTGCCGCGCACGGCAGGCGTCGCCGATGTCGCGACTGACCCGACCTCGGGTGGTGGGTGCTGCTGATGTGGTGACTTAGGTGTGCCGCGGGTGCCGCGGGTGCTGCTGATGTGGTGACTGGCCTGTGCTGCGGGTGGCGGGCGCTGTCTATGTCGCGGCTGTCTCCGGATGGCGCGACTGCCGCCCGATGCCGTGGCCATCGCCGGTGGCCACGGCAGCCGACCCCCGGCACCCGGAGTCACCAGGACCGGTCGCGCCCCTAAGCCTCGCCCGCCGCGCGCCGCAGGCCGCGGCGGTCGAACACCAGCTCCCGGGCCGTGCCCAGCGCCGTTGCGATCGCGCCCGCCAGGACCGCGTCCTCGCCCAGCTGTCCCGCCACGATCTCCGGTACCACCGGGATCGTCGCGGCCAGGGACCGCCGCATCGGTTCGGCCAGCAGGTCGGCGTTGCCGCCGATGCCGCCGCCCAGCACGATCAGTCTCGGGTCCAGGACCGCCGTCACCGCCGACACCACGTACGCGAGCTTCTCCGCCTCGTCCTCGACGACGCGCATGGCCCGTTCGTCGCCCGCGCGGGCCAGCCGGAAGACGTCCTTCGCCGAACGCGCCTTCGTGAGGCCGTGCTCGTGGGCCGCGTCGACCACGGCCTGGCCCGCCGCCGCGGACTCCACCGGGCCCGGCCGGCGGGCGTCGGCGCCGGTCGGCAGGGGGCCGAACGGCAGGTCGGCGATCTCGCCCGCCGCGCCGTGCGCGCCGCGGAACAGCTTGCCGTCCACCAGCAGGCCCATGCCGATGCCGGTGCCGACCGTCAGGCACACCAGCACGTCCACGCCGAGCGCGGCGCCGAGTGCGTGCTCGCCGACCGCGCACAGGTTCGCGTCGTTCTCGACCACGACGTCCGAGCCCGCCCCGGCCAGCCCGGCGACGAGCTCGTGCAGCAGCCCGCGCCGCTCCCAGCCCGGCAGGTTGGGCGCGCGGTGCACCGTCCCGGTGGCCGGGTCCGGGACGCCCGGCGTGCCGACGACGGTCGAGACGACCTCGTGCGGGTGCAGCCCGGCCGACGCGACGGCGCGTTCGACGGCTTCGCTCACCGTGCGCACCAGGGCGCTCGCCGAGCGGCACCGGTTGGGCTCGTCGAGCCGCGCGACGATGCTGCCGTCGAGGTCGGCGACGGCGACGCGGATGACGCGCCGTCCGATGTCGACGCCGACGACGTGGCCCGCGTCCGGCGCGGCCCGGTAGACGACGGCCGCCCGCCCGGGGCCGGCCAGGCTGCGCCCGGTCGCCCGGACCAGGCCGTGGTGTTCGAGGTCGAGCAGAGCTTGCCCCACGGTCGGTTTCGACAGCCCGGTGGCGGCCGCGATCTGTGGTCGCGTCGCTTCCCCGTGCGCGCGAAGCCTTTCCAGCACGAGACGCTGGTTCAGCGCCCGCATGCTGGCCGGAGTCCCCACCTGCGGCCCGTTTTGGCCCACCAAGTCCCCATCTCCTGTCTGCGTTGCCGCAAGTTTACCCACGGGCCTCTTTCGACTCCGCGCGTTTTATGTTAAGAAACTTTACTAACTATCGGACGGAGGCACGTCGTGAGTTCACCCACTCGTTCAGGGGACTCCGGGGCCGCGGTTCCCCCGCGGCCCGCCCTTGAGCGCAAGATCGGCCCGCTGCAGGCCACCGCGATCAACATGACCCAGATGTGCGGTATCGGCCCGTTCGTCACGATCCCCGCCATGGTCGCCACCATGGGCGGCCCGCAGGCGATGTTCGGCTGGGTCATCGGGGCGATCGTCGCGCTGGCCGACGGGCTCATCTGGGCCGAACTCGGCGCCGCCATGCCGGGCGCCGGCGGCACCTACATCTACCTGCGCGAAGCGTTCCAGTACCGCACCGGCCGGCTGATGCCGTTCCTGTTCGTCTGGAGCGCGGTGCTGTTCATCCCG is a window from the Amycolatopsis sp. NBC_00355 genome containing:
- the mftD gene encoding pre-mycofactocin synthase MftD (MftD, an enzyme found in the mycofactocin biosynthesis locus, performs an oxidative deamination of 3-amino-5-[(p-hydroxyphenyl)methyl]-4,4-dimethyl-2-pyrrolidinone (AHDP). The resulting compound, now called pre-mycofactocin (PMFT), is a biologically active redox cofactor that can oxidize the non-exchangeable NADH of TIGR03971 family SDR-type oxidoreductases.), whose amino-acid sequence is MTWFESVAEARRRAKKRLPGSVYSALIAGSEKGLTLADNLGAFDELRFAPRTAGHFGQRDLSTHVLGRDVALPVLISPTGVQAVHPDGEVAVARAAAARGTSIGLSSFGSKPIEEVVAANPNTYFQVYWTGTREDIQRRLERARAAGAVGIILTLDWSFSHSRDWGSPHIPERLNFRELLRFAPEGLTHPRWLLDYVRTRALPDLGVPNMARPGEPAPTFFGAYGQWMQTPPPSWEDVAWLRARWDGPFLLKGVIRVDEARRAVDAGVSAISVSNHGGNNLDGTPATIRALPAIAEAVGDRVEVLLDGGIRRGSDVVKALALGARAVLIGRAYLWGLAADGQAGVENVLDVLRNGIDSTLLALGKQSVHDLTRSDVLVPPGFEADLGVAVG
- a CDS encoding DUF2235 domain-containing protein, with protein sequence MKRLVICCDGTWNTPDQTSGGTPSPTNVTKLALAVAGKTDGVPQLLYYHRGVGSYGRPRLRGGAFGVGVSHDVLRAYRFVVENYEPGDEIFLFGFSRGAFTARSVAGLIRNAGVLKAAAIERIDDAYALYRARAIKPRDIESELFRRSYSHETADFHTRIRFIGVWDTVGALGIPTIGPKFLTNWINRRFAFHDTELSSRVDVAAHAVAIDEQRKAFSPALWTRHDDAGDQVLEQVWFSGVHSDVGGGYPDSSLSDIALMWLAGRAARHGLGFRDGAFTTDAGWGVEKLPAVHANPLGEIHQSRKGIYCLQRRLERLRFDLRNAVAMSVASTAVRRHDADATYRPPGFEGFVNAVPVTDVG
- a CDS encoding FkbM family methyltransferase, with translation MTMDAIALHSINPWEVSFLREEVAGYFAHGIEFAPGATVLDVGANVGVFSAAVYERLDGDVRIFAFEPLPPLYETLERNAREFFGGRLTALPFGLSSAEDELAFSYFPAATIFSSSLRDAGNVEAERKRVTASIVEMIRRGGLGSTARRVPSPVLRGIVGRKLRVMRDLETHRVRVRPLSPVLDEHAIDRVDLLKVDVEGAELDVLRGIEDRHWPLIRQAVVEVEGWRRNRDTIREVFAGKGFTVSAEQDPVQEAADIGMVFAVR
- a CDS encoding DUF3592 domain-containing protein, with the protein product MSEPEPVPVARMRRRREPAPARPRRAAVWVLVPGLVLAVAVALGAVAVQRTESRLRASGQEAPATVTAVVPTKSSYNVDVRFTTAAGREITARLKDFPRDPGLATGDRLRVGYDPERPDTTLWDVRDSLAFTGATIFLAALSAVLAAASIVTFVLLRRRRG
- a CDS encoding TetR/AcrR family transcriptional regulator, which encodes MPRKAGRSPEETRRTLLDAAGKTIRARGFSASLDDIARAAGVSKGGLLYHFPAKDALVRALAQDLLDTFRAEVSAALDPVDTRPGRLTRAYVRASLDTSQDEVAIRENIALIAQLISIPEVAELARADAERWDRELHADGLPPDVVTLVVAAADGASTAPLWGVGIDVPAARRLERQLLDLTREP
- a CDS encoding MFS transporter — its product is MTTYAPTSAPLSHRRRWAALSVLVGAVLLLAVDGTVLYLAVPSLTRELSPSATEILWIGDVYSLALAGLLVTAGNLADRFGRKKVLLIGTAAFGVASTLAAFSPTAGVLVAARLLLGIAAATIMPSTLSIIRTLFTDARERTRAIAIWSAGSGGGIALGPLVGGVLLEHYWWGSVFLINVPIVVGFLIAGAWLLPESRDPNPGRFDLLSAALSMTAIVPLVYAVKHVIGSGVDARVVLTAAIGLVSGVLFVRRQRRVSDPLIDVTLFRNGAFSGAVVANFVAVFALMGLLFFFSQYLQLVRGFSPLQAGLAEMPATLASIVVVAAVGVVVTRLGRGRAVAVSLAVTAVGLLLVAVTEQAPQYVWLGLTLVPVGLGVGLALTLTVDSVLSAVPRDKAGSASAISETAYELGAALGIALLGSLVTLVYRGLLPPAVAPEVRESLAAAVTVLDPASPAAESARQAFTGAMQVTSVAAAVVTAVAALIAWRTIPSGKD
- a CDS encoding class I SAM-dependent methyltransferase, whose translation is MRTTPIDQAKRLARHTEELVQRSLAAVGAKQSQRRISADAQDYWHRPADDRWRANSHWRGASVFDENDLWSAIGREHLELFERGARMTGFTRSWDRIVDWGCGGGANAVAFAPRAEHYIGVDISGETLKECERQVAGACETPFTPVSIDVDAPEAALRRITEPCDVFLSFYVFELIPTPEYGERLLRIATRLLAPGGLALIQIKYDPGSWWTRPRRRNYRSGLAEMTTYPIAAFWELAERCGLKPETVQLVPRNALDRHYAYFFLSKPDAV